In Puntigrus tetrazona isolate hp1 chromosome 22, ASM1883169v1, whole genome shotgun sequence, one genomic interval encodes:
- the s100b gene encoding protein S100-B, translated as MSDLENCLGTIIEVFHKYSSKEGDKFKLKKTELKELLTNEFPTLTEHVKDQATMDSLMESLDTDGDSECDFQEFMTFITMVTICCHEFFEHHEDE; from the exons ATGTCAGACTTAGAGAACTGCCTGGGAACCATCATCGAGGTCTTCCACAAATACTCATCCAAAGAAGGCGACaagttcaaattaaaaaagacCGAACTCAAGGAGCTGCTCACGAATGAATTTCCGACTCTCACCGAG CATGTGAAAGATCAAGCAACAATGGACAGTTTGATGGAAAGCTTGGATACCGATGGCGACTCGGAGTGTGATTTCCAGGAGTTCATGACCTTCATCACCATGGTTACCATCTGCTGCCATGAGTTTTTCGAACACCACGAAGACGAATGA